From the genome of Medicago truncatula cultivar Jemalong A17 chromosome 2, MtrunA17r5.0-ANR, whole genome shotgun sequence:
TGGTAAACCATCAGCACCACACAACAAACCTTGCTTTCCATAGTTATCAAaccttctcttggttttctcaaCTGTTGCTTTTATGGCCAGCGCTGGAGCGCTGTCCGGAGCGTAAAGCTTGAGTGATGATTCAAGctttttgattgattgtttcTCACGTTTGGCGAATTGTTTTGATTCTCTGCATGGTGTTAGGCCGGAGATGTCGGCGACAGCGGGGAGTGGTGATGAGATGAGGATTGATGAGAGTGCTAGTGCTGCTGAGAATGCTTTTAGATTTGAGTTTACATCGTTGGTtggtttttcttggtttgtgcTGCAGTGGATGATGTTGGTTGAGAGTTTTGGTTTTTGAGGTAATTTTGGTCTTAGGGTTGAGGTGGGTTTGGAGAGGTTAGTTGGAATTGTTAGAGACATTTTTgtgtggaagaagaagagaagagggAGTGAAGGGTGTTGGATTTGATTTGTGTGTTGTTATgggaaagagaagaagagaaggtTTTTAGATTCTGTGTGGAGAAGAATTGGTGGTGGGAAAGTGGATTTTGGATAAGGTGTGAGAAGTAAGGTTGCTGAGTTGGATTGTTTTTATTGGTTGTGGGTTTAGGacattttgtgttttgttatctCACTTGGGTTGGATAAGAATTTGAGAAATTGTGTCCCTCACACGCTCTTGGAGATTTCAAGTAGTATGGTTGGATTGAAATCATACGGTGttacttttaatatttatttattaaacttaaaattgaACTTGCTTGAGCATGATCAAATAGTTTAAAATGTACCAATAAAGCATTGGTTTACACCTTAAACATGTGGTTATGTATTTGACTTATGTTCCATGGAAAAATTTGGTTGGGCAGGAAAAACATATATTGTGTACTTCACATGTTTACCGATAaagattaattaataataaatggtGGTGAAAATTTTGTACAAATgtcataacaataaaaaaaaagaagtaattgtgtgacatttattttatgcattattttaTACATCAAACAGTGctatatcatttaaaaattgaaatcaaaagtAGTTTATAAATAACACTTACACATTTTTACGAATCGAGGTGTCTTTTACAATTGATAACACTATAAAAACTtatgcaaaaaaatttcaaaatggaTAACATTTTAGAAATGTGGCTAAGGTCGGAACAATGAATCACTcctttttgtggtggtcggggtttaaATCCCCCatactttacatatattatgtatttttcatATCAAccgagttaagctcacgaggataaTGAATTTCTCATTTGCTTTACTAGAGAAAAAGTTAAGCATAGTTTATATAAACAACACTCATATTTATATCGGTCAATCAAGACACTTTTACATTACATAACCTAAAAAATGTTGCTTGACGTGGGAACAAAATGTATGATCGCAAATAATCTTTTAGTTGCCGACAGCAGAATGAAACCCATGTACATGTGCTTCAACGTGCAACTCATGTATTAGAAGAAGCCCAAGGTATAAGTTCTCGCAACAACAACCAAAATCCCACACCACAGATGCACACCACAAGACTAGAAGAAGATCGTTGGAAGAAGCCGGCATCTGGCAGGTATAAATGCAACATTGATGCATCATTTTCCACTTCTCTTAACAGGGTTGGACTCGGTATGTGTCTTAGGGATGATGATGGTGCGTTTGTTCTTGCAAGAACATGATGGTTTTCCCCTCTTTGTGATGTAGATGTGGGAGAGGCGGTTGGATAGTATACAACCTTGGATTGGATCTCTAATCAACAATTTGATAATGTCGATTTTGTACTTGATTGTAAAATAATTGTTGATTGTGTCAATTCTAGTTTAGATGATAGCAGTGATTTTGGATGTATTATTGCTGCTTGTAAACAACTGCTAGAGAATAGATTCCAGAACTCTCATGTTGAGTTCAACATGAGGCAAGTAAATAGGGTAGCCCATGAGCTAGCTCAGGTAGCCCTGTCTAATCCTAGCCCccatattattgatgatatacCTACATGTATTTGACATATTTTAGCTAATGAAATACAATaacttcttccttcaaaaaaataatcttttagtTGCCGATTGAACACTAAAATCAGATGTTTTAGGCACCAATCACCAAATAGATATTCAAGGTCCAACTCATTTTACATTCATATTGCCCTTCTAAAACTCaatcaacaatattttttttaaaaagtttatatTAATGGTATGATATGCATTTGACATGGGAAAATCTTTTGATTTGCTTATCAtggtggaattttttttatccgaccctattgtcaaaaaaatgaaaCCTTTGATCCCCGGTATTTTGGAATCAGCGCAACATTTGTTTCTCTCTTATTCGTACTTTGCTTTACTTTGGTCGTTGGTTCGTGATTGGATTGGTTTTGTTGGAGTGGACACTAATGTTTTATCTGATCACTTTGTTCAGTTTGTTCACTCAACAGGTGGAAGTAAGGCTTCTCAGTCTTTTCTCCAGCTTATATTTGGCTTCTCTGTGTCTGGGTCTTATGGACTGGACGTAACAAATATGTGTTTCAATGATTCTATTACTCCTTTACCCAGGTTGCTtgataaagtaaaatatttgtctttaggttggttgaaagctagaaaagcttctttttttgtttgatatttttagTTGGTGGTCAAACCCGTTACAATGTTTGAGTATTGGCTAACTTGTTTTTGCTGTTGTACATAATCCTGAAGTAGTCTTTgtggcacatcttgtgctatTGAGACTCTTGTTGTTAATATAATCCCATTtttaattgttaaattttttttttgtcttttagtggGCCATTACCGCCATTTCAAATGGTTGTAATGGCAGAATTTGACATCTGGCACTGCGAACCCTGCCAGCCGTAGCattttctgcactgatttgacttttttttttaatgccgCCAGATTGAATGGCGGTAATGaccttttgtaattttttttttggtgcgTGTGTGTTGTGTCTTCAGTTATTACAGTAAATTTTTTGCAAAAGATGGCCTTAGGAAGGAGTCAAAAACGCGACCTTCCAAGCATTTTGTGAAAACAGTTCCACCACACCTCAACTGCACATGTGATATAAAGTGGTTCagacttttatatatatatatatatatataatgagaaattgaagaaatttacaaggtaagtaattttttatgtaatatgTTTAAATTATACTCTCTccttcctaaaatataagcaaaaaaatctcattttttttgtctcaaaatatagcaaaaaagaccaacttttatgctatttttatgttttttcaaacaaatcatcttttccaaagTAGAattgttctcctttttattttctccataatttttaactaatgagaattatttttacatctttccatgaaacttattccaagaagaacacaaaaaattatacctcaaatcactaagtgttagttttcttaatgagtgtgaattagtgttttttgcttataaattaggacggagggagtataaatctaatacatttatttatcgtataaaatagttttgtaaaattataacGAGTATAATGTGTTCTATTTAATATAACGTCAAAAATCTATATGGTTCAAATATACTACAATGTTACGTATGAGTATGCATTCGTTCTAATTTCGTGCTCTATACCTTAACGTTAGAGTAAGGGTACGTTTAtttcagctttaaaaaaaatagattttaagaaaaactaatccgaataactttttattttagggtcaaaataaatttgtttgataaaatgatttttctaaaaatcttAAACAATTACGTTCTAAAAATCTTAATAGCTAATCCTAAAACTTTGTGATAAATCAGTAAATAAGACTGTGATAAATAGAACACGTTACGTTCTTAAATAACTAGACTCTTGACCCGTGCTATCGCACGGGTCTGTAATAATGTTTGACAGCGTAAAGTGAAATAAAAACTTCACATATGTTAGAATATCAACAAAGCAAGCAAattacatttaaaataaaactaatagtACAAAAAACACAATAATAATGTCATAGGAACCAactaaaatacatttttgaatATTTCTTTGCAGATCATATTTGATGTtacatttaaatatgttttctactaagacatatttatatatgatagAAATAAGTTTGTACAGGTGCAAGACTTACCTCATTTTTCATACATCAGACCATTTCAGTTTATTGGTACAATTGTAAATTCCATAGCTCAATTTAAATTGAGTAATCTAACTTGTTTTTATCGTCTATTTTAATACTTGGCTTATATTTCAATGAATAATCCTTGTTTAGGCACATTATATAGTGCAATTTTTCTGCACTATAACAGTCACATTAAACTGAGTAATTCCAAATGAATGGCTAAGGTTCCAAAATTGACATAATATAAGTCGGTTACACGAAGCATATAGGTTGCTAACTATTCTATCTACTGCTTATTATTACGGTGCATTTGGGAAGGTTAATGCTTCTATTCTAAAAGTGGTAAATTTGTAAGTTGTTTGTAATATAAATGCAGTTGTCATCTACCAGAAGGTGCTAAGATTGAAACTAATACTTATTTTTATCTGATATACTATTCTATCTAATGTTTTCAGAAGGTGCTAAGATTGAAACATGCAGACCATTGTTTACGTCTAGGCGTCTAGCAGACCGTATATAATGcttttgaaaaaaacaaatataaatacgCATTAATATTTAAGCGCATGAAACAAAGTGCTTATAGATCATACTACTTTCAGAACACGTTAGATAATTCAAGTCTTCAGTTAAAGTAAAAAAGCCATTGACGcaaaccaaaaaaacattaCAGAATGTCAAACATAAAAACGAAATAAGTATGGCAACAAAATGCAACCGAAGATTTCAACGCGACaattaaaaaccaaaacaaaacagaatGAAAGGACAACAGACTTGGACATCAGTAACACTACTGGTAGTTGAAAATTTTGCAAAAGACTTCACTCCTCAGCTTCGATCTTCACACCGAACCAGTTTTGGCTCTTTTGGTGTGGATCCATCAAATTCAGCGACATCAACAACTGAAACCACATTCTCAGCTGCTCTCTTTCCCAAGGAGTTTGGAGTGTTCGAAGTCACAACTGGAGCAACTGCATCTACCTTTGAAGCAGACACCAATTTTGGTTCTTTTGTGCTCGATGCTTCACACCCACCTACATCAATGTCATCCAAAGACTTGCTAATCGGTGTTACATCTGAATCGGCTACACCAACTTTGTCCTTGTTATCGGAATCAACTCCTTCAATAGTTAGAACAAACTTTGAATGATATAAATGGTTAGAACAAACTGATTTGAATAAACTATAGTTAACACAAATAACTATAGTAGTTGCAAAGAATACAATCAAACAAAGAATTCAAATTAGTAGTTGCAATTCTGATGTGCTATGGAACCATCAGTTAAGGTTTACATCAGTTGGTTTATGCTCATTCATGGTGGCTCTATGTATTTTTTGGCTAAGTGCATTGAGCAGTACAAATGTGCTAGTCtgataatgaaattaattacacGTATCATTGTAACAACTGCCAAAAAATAGATCTTATATGCATACAAATGGAACAAAATGGGcatatatttatgttaatataAAAGAGGAATGTTAACAAAACTCacttttgaacactctctctaacactcacttttctattgaatgaaaaaaatgtatgtcccaccactttgtGTGGGTTCTATTTCCAATGTGTAgacccacaatgatttaaaccaataagagagtgagtattAGAGGGAGTGTTctagagagtgttgctagcactccTCCATATAAAAATGGCAGTTCAGAAAACAACAACCCCATATTTTTTAAGTTGAATACAAACaaaacttgtttaattttttaaacagaAACGTCATTAAGGTACATATAGAGGCATGagttgcaatattttttttctaaaactgaTTTGAATGTTGATAAAACTAATTCTATACTCGAATATGAATTAAGATACTAACTCAAATAGCAAttgtcaattttgttttacaaCTATTATCCTCTAGCAAAAATCCTATCATTTCAATTGATAATCTTGTTGCTTTTACAAACCTTGCACAACATCACATATAACATGTTCGACATAAAATCTGAATATTATAGAATCAACAGAAAACACATCTTGTgtcaaacaaaacacaaaaagaTGCAGTTCTTATCGCACAAACCTCATCTCGACTGTACTCGACATGATAGGTACGCCACTTAAGCCTTAAGAGCTACATATAAGCAGGATCTGTTATGACATGTTCCCATAGTGCAACATATGTGAATGCGTGACTCAAATGAAATACATTATAAACAAATAGCAAACCCATGTGAGATATATACACGaaccaacaaaaagaataaatgaaATCCATTACAATAAAGTTTGTATAAACAGGAATTGAAAATAATAGAAAGAGACCCAAAAATATATCTTTCAAGCAATTCAACACAAATAGGGCTTCAACGTCACATTCCACTATTAGATGATAGTTTATGTGTGagccaaaatttaaaaatttgcatCAG
Proteins encoded in this window:
- the LOC25486289 gene encoding photosystem I reaction center subunit III, chloroplastic, yielding MSLTIPTNLSKPTSTLRPKLPQKPKLSTNIIHCSTNQEKPTNDVNSNLKAFSAALALSSILISSPLPAVADISGLTPCRESKQFAKREKQSIKKLESSLKLYAPDSAPALAIKATVEKTKRRFDNYGKQGLLCGADGLPHLIVNGDQRHWGEFITPGILFLYIAGWIGWVGRSYLIAIRDEKKPTQKEIIIDVPLASRLVFRGFSWPIAAYRELVNGELIAKDV
- the LOC112419022 gene encoding uncharacterized protein — translated: MRMNRVDSDNKDKVGVADSDVTPISKSLDDIDVGGCEASSTKEPKLVSASKVDAVAPVVTSNTPNSLGKRAAENVVSVVDVAEFDGSTPKEPKLVRCEDRS